The following proteins are encoded in a genomic region of Thioclava nitratireducens:
- a CDS encoding Re/Si-specific NAD(P)(+) transhydrogenase subunit alpha, translated as MKIGAPKEIFEGEARVAMTPDSALQLQKLGHECFIETGAGVRAGFTDEAYEAANVTVVKTAAALFKDVDFVIKVRPPSDTEVKRLKPGQTLISFFYPAQNEELLKAAEKTGANVIAMDMVPRISRAQKMDALSSMANIAGYRAVLEAGNNFGRFFTGQVTAAGKVPPAKVLVVGAGVAGLAAIGASTSLGAITYAFDVRPEVAEQIESMGAEFVYLDFEESQTDGAETGGYAKPSSPEFREAQLAKFRELAPDIDIVITTALIPGRDAPVLWTKDMVEAMKPGSVIVDLAAERGGNCELTVPDQKIVSDNGVTIVGYTDFPSRMATQSSTLYATNIRHMMTDLTPEKDGVVVHDMEDDVIRGATVAYQGEITFPPPKPKVAAIAAQKPKEKAKELTPEEKRANEVAAFKKQTRNQVTLLAVGAIVLLGVGLVAPASFMQHFIVFVLSCFVGFQVIWNVSHSLHTPLMAVTNAISSIIILGALLQIGSGSWLVIVLAALSVFMAGINIFGGFMVTRRMLAMFQKS; from the coding sequence GTGAAAATCGGAGCTCCAAAGGAGATTTTCGAGGGCGAGGCGCGGGTCGCCATGACGCCCGACTCGGCTTTGCAGCTGCAAAAGCTGGGCCATGAGTGCTTCATCGAGACCGGAGCAGGCGTCCGTGCCGGCTTCACAGACGAGGCTTACGAGGCCGCGAATGTGACCGTCGTCAAAACCGCCGCCGCGCTGTTCAAGGACGTGGATTTCGTCATCAAGGTTCGGCCGCCGAGCGATACGGAGGTCAAGCGCCTCAAGCCCGGCCAGACCCTGATCTCGTTCTTCTACCCGGCCCAGAACGAAGAGCTTCTGAAAGCCGCCGAGAAGACCGGTGCGAACGTGATCGCGATGGACATGGTCCCGCGGATTTCGCGCGCGCAGAAGATGGATGCGCTGTCCTCCATGGCCAATATCGCAGGCTACCGTGCGGTGCTCGAGGCAGGCAACAATTTCGGCCGCTTCTTCACCGGTCAGGTGACGGCGGCAGGTAAGGTTCCGCCGGCGAAAGTGCTCGTTGTTGGTGCCGGTGTGGCCGGTCTTGCCGCGATCGGGGCTTCGACCTCGCTGGGTGCGATCACCTATGCGTTCGACGTGCGTCCCGAAGTGGCCGAGCAGATCGAGTCGATGGGCGCGGAATTCGTCTATCTCGATTTCGAGGAAAGCCAGACCGACGGCGCGGAGACGGGCGGCTACGCCAAGCCTTCCAGTCCGGAATTCCGCGAAGCGCAGCTCGCGAAATTCCGCGAACTGGCGCCCGATATCGACATCGTCATCACCACCGCGCTGATCCCGGGCCGCGATGCGCCCGTGCTTTGGACCAAGGACATGGTCGAGGCGATGAAGCCGGGCTCGGTGATCGTCGACCTCGCCGCCGAGCGTGGCGGCAACTGCGAACTGACCGTGCCGGACCAGAAGATCGTGAGCGACAATGGCGTGACCATCGTCGGCTACACCGATTTCCCGAGCCGCATGGCGACGCAGAGCTCGACGCTCTACGCGACCAATATCCGTCACATGATGACGGATCTGACGCCCGAGAAGGACGGTGTCGTCGTCCATGACATGGAAGACGACGTGATCCGCGGCGCGACCGTGGCCTATCAGGGCGAGATCACCTTCCCGCCGCCGAAACCCAAGGTGGCCGCGATTGCGGCGCAGAAGCCGAAGGAAAAGGCCAAGGAGCTGACGCCGGAGGAAAAGCGCGCCAATGAGGTCGCCGCGTTCAAGAAGCAGACCCGCAATCAGGTGACGCTGCTCGCCGTGGGCGCGATCGTGCTTCTGGGCGTGGGCCTCGTCGCACCGGCCAGCTTCATGCAGCACTTCATCGTCTTCGTGCTCAGCTGTTTCGTGGGCTTCCAGGTGATCTGGAACGTCTCGCACTCGCTGCACACGCCGCTGATGGCTGTGACCAACGCGATCTCGTCGATCATCATCCTCGGCGCACTGTTGCAGATCGGTTCGGGCTCGTGGCTCGTGATCGTGCTCGCAGCGCTGTCGGTGTTCATGGCCGGGATCAACATCTTCGGTGGCTTCATGGTCACCCGGCGCATGCTCGCCATGTTCCAGAAGTCGTAA